One window of the Clostridia bacterium genome contains the following:
- a CDS encoding DUF6788 family protein, whose amino-acid sequence MEKYRKCGKPGCKCTHGELHGPVLYISRRVEGKTRYDYVPKDRGDLAKVLVGRHTKLYRARAQIQKINQELTQLPHSRDKRPLQRG is encoded by the coding sequence GTGGAGAAGTACAGGAAGTGCGGCAAGCCCGGGTGTAAGTGCACCCACGGAGAGCTCCACGGCCCGGTTCTCTACATCTCCCGCAGAGTAGAGGGAAAGACCCGGTACGACTACGTGCCGAAGGACAGGGGCGATCTGGCAAAAGTGCTGGTTGGGAGGCACACGAAACTGTACCGGGCAAGGGCGCAAATCCAGAAGATCAATCAGGAGCTAACCCAGCTTCCGCACTCACGTGACAAACGCCCACTTCAACGGGGGTGA
- a CDS encoding type II toxin-antitoxin system HicA family toxin gives MYDVYSSREVIRMLKADGWCLVNVVGDHHQFRHRTKKGRITVTHSKKDVPVGTLKAIEKQSGVRF, from the coding sequence GTGTACGATGTCTATTCGTCCCGGGAAGTGATCAGGATGCTCAAGGCCGACGGCTGGTGTCTGGTTAACGTAGTCGGCGATCATCACCAGTTCAGGCATCGAACAAAGAAAGGCAGAATCACAGTCACGCACTCGAAGAAGGATGTGCCGGTTGGAACTCTTAAAGCCATCGAAAAGCAGTCGGGCGTCCGATTCTAG